In a genomic window of Infirmifilum sp. NZ:
- a CDS encoding GNAT family N-acetyltransferase: protein MLLVSGPRVTGICHVDIYGKEGILGIAILESFQGRGLAKVPLRYAIKLAKELGLERIRSVDIDNYRAISLYKTLGFNIIRRINNCSRSFRNSFVDCYEMEIKLL from the coding sequence TTGCTTCTGGTCTCAGGTCCCAGAGTAACGGGAATATGTCATGTCGACATATATGGAAAGGAGGGAATCCTTGGCATTGCCATTTTAGAGAGTTTTCAAGGTAGAGGTTTAGCGAAGGTTCCCCTACGCTACGCGATTAAACTCGCTAAAGAATTAGGGTTAGAAAGAATTAGATCTGTGGACATAGACAATTATCGGGCTATTTCTCTATATAAGACTTTAGGCTTTAATATAATTAGGCGAATAAACAATTGCAGTCGTAGTTTTAGAAATAGCTTTGTTGATTGCTATGAAATGGAAATAAAACTTTTATAG
- a CDS encoding GDP-mannose 4,6-dehydratase, which translates to MGKRALITGITGQDGAYLAKLLLDKGYEVYGTYRRLSTPNFWRLEYLNIFDKVNLIPIDLSDHGSIVEALKISEPDEVYHLAAQSFVEASFETPVATGDITGLSTTRILEAIRQVCPEAKFYNAATSEMFGKTGLLNGGKPLNENDVFRPMSPYAAAKLYSYWISRIYREGYKIFAVNGILFNHESPLRGLEFVTRKIANEVAKIKLGLSKELRLGNLDAKRDWGYAPEYVESMWLMLQQEEPDDYVIATGEAHSVKEFVEKAFEIAGLNWEDYLRVDKRFMRPLDVPCLVGDFSKAEHMLGWRPRVKFDKLVEIMVKEEINRWSRWLRGEKFPWDAPNYPSENKIFTRALRM; encoded by the coding sequence ATGGGGAAAAGAGCATTAATTACTGGCATTACGGGTCAAGATGGGGCTTATCTCGCTAAGCTACTCCTAGATAAAGGCTATGAGGTTTACGGCACTTACCGTAGGCTCAGCACTCCAAACTTTTGGCGTTTAGAATATCTCAATATATTCGATAAAGTAAATCTTATTCCTATAGATTTAAGCGATCATGGCTCAATAGTTGAGGCCCTAAAGATATCTGAGCCAGATGAAGTCTACCATCTAGCAGCTCAAAGCTTTGTCGAAGCTAGCTTTGAAACTCCTGTTGCAACTGGAGATATAACCGGTCTGTCTACGACGAGGATTCTCGAAGCTATCCGCCAAGTCTGTCCAGAAGCTAAGTTTTACAATGCAGCAACCAGTGAAATGTTCGGCAAAACTGGCTTGCTCAATGGCGGGAAGCCTCTCAATGAGAACGATGTTTTTAGGCCGATGAGCCCATATGCTGCCGCCAAACTTTATAGTTATTGGATTAGTAGAATTTATAGAGAAGGCTATAAAATATTTGCTGTAAATGGCATTCTATTTAATCATGAGAGTCCGTTGCGTGGTTTAGAGTTTGTTACACGTAAAATTGCGAACGAAGTTGCAAAAATAAAACTAGGTTTAAGCAAAGAGCTCAGGTTAGGTAATCTGGACGCTAAACGCGATTGGGGTTATGCTCCTGAATATGTTGAAAGTATGTGGCTTATGCTCCAGCAAGAGGAGCCGGATGATTATGTGATCGCTACAGGTGAGGCCCATAGTGTAAAGGAGTTTGTTGAAAAAGCGTTTGAAATTGCTGGATTAAACTGGGAGGATTATCTTAGAGTTGATAAGAGGTTTATGAGACCTTTAGATGTGCCATGCTTGGTTGGAGATTTTTCAAAGGCCGAGCATATGCTGGGCTGGAGGCCCAGAGTAAAGTTTGATAAGCTAGTAGAAATAATGGTCAAGGAGGAGATTAACCGCTGGTCCCGTTGGCTGAGGGGCGAAAAATTTCCATGGGATGCTCCAAACTACCCGAGTGAAAATAAAATATTCACGAGAGCCTTAAGGATGTGA